Proteins co-encoded in one Malus domestica chromosome 09, GDT2T_hap1 genomic window:
- the LOC103429025 gene encoding senescence-associated carboxylesterase 101-like yields the protein MNDRISSAGLELANVLVTSPPLQQSWDAVLDQMQKLPPAADPNQKMALDINETKHSNTAIISFLTSPVTLHDQQTMVSSLTLKNADFSLFEFLCGKNIPSFSVNELAINFFKLNLKNLDIWRKKLVEMLESSKSSRIVITGHSFGGAVATLFTLWLLQSLDLLKAKRLLCITFGSPLIGDEQLRQCVLEFSTWSSCFLNVASINDPVPKVFLTSQGSGYKPFGTFLLCSSSGGSCIEDADAILQLLVETSSQCVQNPVPNSGTQLFDYGKILNDLKTKALSRDVFELVEEDRVPLKAGIKTQLAAILGVLSSQSLQQQQPNIEFESLVKKMVAHERKLAVQKTMVYSSFLKLNENKKYMANMEWYKKESKDMEIGYYDRYRNKRYRSDVIAEEFTKKLSIYWHDTVTEAESKPQKEGATMRIRFLYGGTNYRRMIEPLHIAEYYKEGGKNYKEKRPRHFVLLEQWFDEEEKKKKEKREREERENPQPRSASKSNSKATSVATSLNDDSCFWVHVEEALILCNELARNPDGRQKLIEFERYVLDTLKNFAVTPDIFLPQSSFMQWWNKYKDIVGSSYSSELTDVMRRRTYRNYADGVSVLAGL from the exons atgaacgaCCG AATTAGCAGTGCTGGGCTTGAACTAGCAAATGTGCTGGTGACTTCTCCTCCCCTGCAGCAGTCATGGGACGCGGTTCTTGATCAGATGCAAAAGCTCCCCCCAGCAGCTGATCCGAACCAAAAAATGGCCTTAGACATTAATGAAACCAAGCACTCAAACACCGCCATCATATCTTTTCTTACTTCACCCGTCACGCTTCACGATCAACAAACGATGGTTTCATCGTTGACTCTCAAGAATGCAGATTTTTCTCTCTTTGAGTTTTTGTGCGGCAAAAACATCCCAAGTTTCTCCGTCAATGAATTGGCAATCAATTTCTTCAAATTGAACCTGAAAAACCTCGATATTTGGCGAAAAAAG CTGGTAGAAATGTTAGAAAGCAGCAAATCCTCACGGATAGTTATCACTGGACATTCTTTTGGAGGTGCTGTGGCTACCCTTTTCACCTTATGGCTGCTACAAAGCCTTGACTTGTTGAAAGCGAAACGCCTCCTTTGCATCACTTTCGGTTCACCCTTGATCGGTGACGAACAACTCCGACAATGTGTGTTGGAATTCTCAACATGGAGTTCTTGCTTCTTGAATGTAGCCTCCATCAATGATCCTGTACCTAAAGTCTTCCTAACTTCGCAAGGGAGTGGTTATAAGCCTTTCGGAACATTCCTACTGTGCTCCTCTTCGGGTGGTTCTTGCATTGAGGACGCTGATGCCATTTTGCAACTATTGGTGGAAACCAGCTCTCAGTGTGTTCAAAATCCAGTTCCGAATTCAGGGACTCAGTTGTTTGATTACGGAAAGATTTTGAATGATCTCAAGACTAAGGCATTGTCTAGAGATGTCTTTGAGTTGGTTGAAGAGGATAGAGTTCCACTTAAAGCTGGAATTAAAACACAGTTGGCAGCAATATTAGGAGTTCTCAGCTCACAG TCATTGCAGCAGCAACAACCCAACATAGAATTCGAGAGTCTGGTGAAAAAGATGGTCGCTCACGAACGTAAACTAGCGGTCCAGAAGACGATGGTTTACAGTTCTTTCCTGAAATTGAATGAGAATAAAAAGTACATGGCCAACATGGAATGGTACAAGAAGGAGTCCAAAGACATGGAAATTGGATACTATGACAGGTACAGAAACAAGCGTTACCGGAGTGACGTTATTGCCGAAGAGTTCACGAAGAAGCTCTCAATTTATTGGCATGACACGGTTACAGAAGCTGAAAGCAAGCCCCAGAAAGAAGGAGCCACAATGCGTATCCGTTTTCTTTATGGTGGAACGAATTACAGAAGGATGATCGAACCGCTTCACATTGCTGAGTACTACAAGGAAGGTGGAAAAAATTACAAAGAGAAAAGGCCTCGACATTTCGTTCTTTTGGAGCAATGGTTCGATGAagaggagaaaaagaagaaggaaaagagagagagggaagaaagGGAGAACCCGCAACCACGCAGCGCAAGCAAGTCCAACTCAAAAGCGACGAGTGTGGCTACAAGTCTGAATGATGATTCTTGTTTTTGGGTGCACGTCGAGGAAGCGCTTATCTTGTGCAACGAACTAGCGAGGAATCCAGATGGCAGGCAAAAGCTGATCGAATTTGAGCGTTACGTGCTGGATACGCTCAAGAATTTCGCAGTGACACCTGATATTTTCTTGCCGCAAAGCAGCTTCATGCAATGGTGGAACAAGTATAAAGATATTGTGGGAAGTAGCTACTCCTCGGAACTCACAGACGTCATGAGGCGTCGCACTTATCGCAATTATGCAGATGGGGTCTCGGTTCTTGCTGGTCTATAA